A genomic window from Schistocerca piceifrons isolate TAMUIC-IGC-003096 chromosome 10, iqSchPice1.1, whole genome shotgun sequence includes:
- the LOC124719022 gene encoding uncharacterized protein LOC124719022: MSLLPAVPPEGTAEYPTQRGDLGCLALRKVKKARERRQGKEGKGKKARERRQGKEGKGKKARERRQGKEGKGKKARERRQGKEGKGKKARERRQGKEGKGKKARERRQGKEGKGKKARERRQGKEGKGKKARERRQGKEGKGKKARERRQGKEGKGKKARERRQGKEGKGKKARERRQGKEGKGKKARERRQGKEGKGKKARERRQGKEGKGKKARERRQGKEGKGKKARERRQGKEGKGKKARERRQGKEGKGKKARERRQGKEGKGKKARERRQGKEGKGKKARERRQGKEGKGKKARERRQGKEGKGKKARERRQGKEGKGKKARERRQGKEGKGKKARERRQGKEGKGKKARERRQGKEGKGKKARERRQGKEGKGKKARERRQGKEGKGKKARERRQGKEGKGKKARERRQGKEGKGKKARERRQGKEGKGKKARERRQGKEGKGKKARERRQGKEGKGKKARERRQGKEGKGKKARERRQGKEGKGKKARERRQGKEGKGKKARERRQGKEGKGKKARERRQGKEGKGKKARERRQGKEGKGKKARERRQGKEGKGKKARERRQGKEGKGKKARERRQGKEGKGKKARERRQGKEGKGKKARERRQGKEGKGKKARERRQGKEGKGKKARERRQGKEGKGKKARERRQGKEGKGKKARERRQGKEGKGKKARERRQGKEGKGKKARERRQGKEGKGKKARERRQGKEGKGKKARERRQGKEGKGKKARERRQGKEGKGKKARERRQGKEGKGKKARERRQGKEGKGKKARERRQGKEGKGKKARERRQGKEGKGKKARERRQGKEGKGKKARERRQGKEGKGKKARERRQGKEGKGKKARERRQGKEGKGKKARERRQGKEGKGKKARERRQGKEGKGKKARERRQGKEGKGKKARERRQGKEGKGKKARERRQGKEGKGKKARERRQGKEGKGKKARERRQGKEGKGKKARERRQGKEGKGKKARERRQGKEGKGKKARERRQGKEGKGKKARERRQGKEGKGKKARERRQGKEGKGKKARERRQGKEGKGKKARERRQGKE, from the exons ATGTCCCTCCTTCCTGCCGTCCCACCTGAGGGAACGGCAGAGTATCCAACGCAGCGCGGCGACCTGGGCTGCCTCGCTCTCC gcaaggtaaagaaggcaagggaaagaaggcaagggaaagaaggcaagggaaagaaggcaagggaaagaaggcaagggaaagaaggcaagggaaagaaggcaagggaaagaaggcaagggaaagaaggcaagggaaagaaggcaagggaaagaaggcaagggaaagaaggcaagggaaagaaggcaagggaaagaaggcaagggaaagaaggcaagggaaagaaggcaagggaaagaaggcaagggaaagaaggcaagggaaagaaggcaagggaaagaaggcaagggaaagaaggcaagggaaagaaggcaagggaaagaaggcaagggaaagaaggcaagggaaagaaggcaagggaaagaaggcaagggaaagaaggcaagggaaagaaggcaagggaaagaaggcaagggaaagaaggcaagggaaagaaggcaagggaaagaaggcaagggaaagaaggcaagggaaagaaggcaagggaaagaaggcaagggaaagaaggcaagggaaagaaggcaagggaaagaaggcaagggaaagaaggcaagggaaagaaggcaagggaaagaaggcaagggaaagaaggcaagggaaagaaggcaagggaaagaaggcaagggaaagaaggcaagggaaagaaggcaagggaaagaaggcaagggaaagaaggcaagggaaagaaggcaagggaaagaaggcaagggaaagaaggcaagggaaagaaggcaagggaaagaaggcaagggaaagaaggcaagggaaagaaggcaagggaaagaaggcaagggaaagaaggcaagggaaagaaggcaagggaaagaaggcaagggaaagaaggcaagggaaagaaggcaagggaaagaaggcaagggaaagaaggcaagggaaagaaggcaagggaaagaaggcaagggaaagaaggcaagggaaagaaggcaagggaaagaaggcaagggaaagaaggcaagggaaagaaggcaagggaaagaaggcaagggaaagaaggcaagggaaagaaggcaagggaaagaaggcaagggaaagaaggcaagggaaagaaggcaagggaaagaaggcaagggaaagaaggcaagggaaagaaggcaagggaaagaaggcaagggaaagaaggcaagggaaagaaggcaagggaaagaaggcaagggaaagaaggcaagggaaagaaggcaagggaaagaaggcaagggaaagaaggcaagggaaagaaggcaagggaaagaaggcaagggaaagaaggcaagggaaagaaggcaagggaaagaaggcaagggaaagaaggcaagggaaagaaggcaagggaaagaaggcaagggaaagaaggcaagggaaagaaggcaagggaaagaaggcaagggaaagaaggcaagggaaagaaggcaagggaaagaaggcaagggaaagaaggcaagggaaagaaggcaagggaaagaaggcaagggaaagaaggcaagggaaagaaggcaagggaaagaaggcaagggaaagaaggcaagggaaagaaggcaagggaaagaaggcaagggaaagaaggcaagggaaagaaggcaagggaaagaaggcaagggaaagaaggcaagggaaagaaggcaagggaaagaaggcaagggaaagaaggcaagggaaagaaggcaagggaaagaaggcaagggaaagaaggcaagggaaagaaggcaagggaaagaaggcaagggaaagaaggcaagggaaagaaggcaagggaaagaaggcaagggaaagaaggcaagggaaagaaggcaagggaaagaaggcaagggaaagaaggcaagggaaagaaggcaagggaaagaaggcaagggaaagaaggcaagggaaagaaggcaagggaaagaaggcaagggaaagaaggcaagggaaagaaggcaagggaaagaaggcaagggaaagaaggcaagggaaagaaggcaagggaaagaaggcaagggaaagaaggcaagggaaagaaggcaagggaaagaaggcaagggaaagaaggcaagggaaagaaggcaagggaaagaaggcaagggaaagaaggcaagggaaagaaggcaagggaaagaaggcaagggaaagaaggcaagggaaagaaggcaagggaaagaaggcaagggaaagaaggcaagggaaagaaggcaagggaaagaaggcaagggaaagaaggcaagggaaagaaggcaagggaaagaaggcaagggaaagaaggcaagggaaagaaggcaagggaaagaaggcaagggaaagaaggcaagggaaagaaggcaagggaaagaaggcaagggaaagaaggcaagggaaagaaggcaagggaaagaaggcaagggaaagaaggcaagggaaagaaggcaagggaaagaaggcaagggaaagaaggcaagggaaagaaggcaagggaaagaaggcaagggaaagaaggcaagggaaagaaggcaagggaaagaaggcaagggaaagaaggcaagggaaagaaggcaagggaaagaaggcaagggaaagaaggcaagggaaagaaggcaagggaaagaaggcaagggaaagaaggcaagggaaagaaggcaagggaaagaaggcaagggaaagaaggcaagggaaagaaggcaagggaaagaaggcaagggaaagaaggcaagggaaagaaggcaagggaaagaaggcaagggaaagaaggcaagggaaagaaggcaagggaaagaaggcaagggaaagaaggcaagggaaagaaggcaagggaaagaaggcaagggaaagaaggcaagggaaagaaggcaagggaaagaaggcaagggaaagaaggcaagggaaagaaggcaagggaaagaaggcaagggaaagaaggcaagggaaagaaggcaagggaaagaaggcaagggaaagaaggcaagggaaagaaggcaagggaaagaaggcaagggaaagaaggcaagggaaagaaggcaagggaaagaaggcaagggaaagaaggcaagggaaagaaggcaagggaaagaaggcaagggaaagaaggcaagggaaagaaggcaagggaaagaaggcaagggaaagagtaa